One stretch of Pomacea canaliculata isolate SZHN2017 linkage group LG1, ASM307304v1, whole genome shotgun sequence DNA includes these proteins:
- the LOC112560583 gene encoding LOW QUALITY PROTEIN: sodium/calcium exchanger 3-like (The sequence of the model RefSeq protein was modified relative to this genomic sequence to represent the inferred CDS: inserted 1 base in 1 codon; deleted 2 bases in 1 codon), whose product MTMSNNTCSDKGLLLPIFHEEESWQKGVRAALYFVAMIWCFFGIAIVADTFICGIEHITSKTRIIKVASRDKQEGEKEVEVKVWNDTVANLSLLAFGTSAPEILLSMIETLKNEFKSGELGPGTIVGSAAFNLFCITAICIMCVPDGESRRLKNMRVFGVTAFTGIFAYFWLIIVLLWTSPKEVELWEAIVTFLLFPILIMVAYSADKGFCCVRNKTASEVEIGVDIEGENQHNGGSADIIEVAKEFQKETHLSEEKTAKIVAAKLASEKPKGALWYRVSAIRIITGGHRLTPQVDATFDSVSTFCFCSQGIRQDTVKETVEDSRKSSAVSLDPSQLVDKAVVEFTSSACAVLENEGHVRLCIRRYGNMDKEIKVGVETIDGTALAGEDYKPIKQLVTFAPQESIKDVFVEIVDDDVWEPDEFFYVRLTRPVDSNAEDFVIGKVAINQVTIINDDEPGKLEFSKPSYIVKESAASARLIVNRVNGADGEVKVAWHTSDMSAKSNVHYVGGQGTVTFTHGETSKLVEVGIIGTQGTGHEPNFQVELSEPTGGAIVGKVPRAIVTNYQRRSNMVSRIAARACQTLEGLQLTSSSWGEQFFSAMNVNGGEVDTTTKMDYILHFITFFWKVLFACIPPTSIGSGWPTFLIALLCIGLLTAVVSDLAAIFGCVVGLSDFITAITFVAIGTSMPDTFASRXGALNEKWADSAIGNVNGSNAVNVFLGLGLPWLMSAVYWEIKGGKLMVDTDSLGFGVTLFTVLGLLTNGILLARRKMKVFGCAELGGAKGPKWVCTVVITLFWVLHVLICSLLAQKTIDVGF is encoded by the exons CTGCGGCATCGAGCACATCACCAGCAAGACCCGCATCATCAAAGTGGCTTCTCGCGACAAgcaggagggagaaaaagaagtaGAAGTCAAGGTCTGGAACGACACGGTGGCCAACCTCTCCCTTCTCGCCTTCGGCACGAGCGCCCCAGAGATCCTGCTGTCCATGATAGAAACGTTGAAGAATGAGTTCAAGTCCGGGGAGCTGGGCCCGGGTACCATCGTGGGCTCCGCAGCCTTCAACTTGTTCTGCATCACCGCCATTTGCATCATGTGCGTGCCTGACGGCGAGAGCCGGCGTCTGAAAAACATGCGCGTGTTTGGGGTGACAGCCTTCACCGGCATCTTCGCCTACTTCTGGCTCATCATCGTGCTCCTCTGGACATCGCCAAAGGAGGTGGAATTGTGGGAAGCGATCGTGACCTTCCTGCTGTTTCCCATTCTCATCATGGTGGCTTATTCCGCGGATAAGGGTTTCTGCTGCGTGCGCAACAAAACGGCCTCTGAGGTGGAGATAGGAGTCG ATATCGAGGGTGAAAACCAGCATAATGGTGGGTCAGCTGATATCATTGAAGTTGCAAAG GAATTCCAGAAGGAAACACACTTGTCAGAAGAAAAGACTGCAAAAATCGTTGCGGCCAAACTCGCATCGGAAAAACCCAAAGGCGCCCTTTGGTATCGAGTCTCAGCTATTCGGATCATAACCGGAGGACATAGGCTGACACCTCAAGTCGATGCCACGTTTGATAGCGTGAGC ACATTCTGCTTTTGTTCTCAAGGTATTCGACAAGATACGGTCAAAGAGACAGTGGAGGACAGTCGCAAGTCGAGTGCCGTTTCCCTGGACCCGTCACAGCTCGTGGACAAGGCCGTGGTGGAGTTCACCAGCTCTGCCTGCGCTGTGCTAGAGAACGAGGGTCACGTCCGTCTCTGTATACGTCGCTATGGCAACATGGATAAGGAAATTAAAGTCGG GGTGGAGACAATAGACGGCACAGCCCTGGCGGGGGAGGACTACAAGCCTATCAAACAGCTGGTCACCTTCGCCCCGCAAGAAAGCATCAAGGACGTCTTTGTTGAGATCGTCGATGATGATGTCTGGGAGCCAGACGAGTTCTTCTACGTCAGGCTT ACACGACCCGTGGACAGCAACGCCGAGGACTTTGTCATCGGGAAAGTGGCCATCAACCAGGTCACCATCATTAACGACGACG AACCAGGCAAGCTGGAGTTCTCCAAGCCGTCCTACATCGTGAAGGAGAGTGCGGCCAGTGCGCGGCTCATCGTCAACAGGGTCAACGGGGCGGACGGCGAGGTCAAAGTGGCCTGGCACACCAGTGACATGAGTGCCAAGAGCAACGTGCACTACGTGGGAGGTCAGGGCACGGTGACATTCACTCACGGTGAGACCTCCAAGCTGGTTGAGGTGGGGATCATCGGAACCCAG GGAACGGGACACGAACCAAACTTCCAGGTCGAGTTGTCGGAGCCAACTGGAGGTGCCATCGTCGGGAAGGTTCCACGTGCTATCGTTACCAATTATCAGCGACGAAG CAACATGGTGTCGCGTATCGCCGCCCGAGCCTGTCAGACGCTGGAGGGACTGCAGCTGACCTCGTCTTCTTGGGGCGAGCAGTTCTTCAGCGCCATGAACGTCAACGGCGGGGAGGTGGACACAACGACAAAGATGGACTATATCCTCCACTTTATCACCTTTTTCTGGAAG GTTCTCTTTGCTTGCATCCCACCCACGTCCATCGGTTCCGGTTGGCCGACCTTCCTGATAGCACTGCTCTGTATCGGCCTGCTCACTGCAGTCGTCTCGGACCTTGCCGCCATCTTCGGTTGCGTCGTCGGCCTGTCGGACTTCATCACCGCCATCACGTTCGTGGCCATCGGCACCTCCATGCCCGACACCTTCGCCTCGC GCGGCGCTCTCAACGAGAAGTGGGCTGACAGTGCCATCGGGAACGTCAACGGCTCCAACGCTGTCAACGTCTTTCTGGGGCTGGGGCTGCCCTGGCTCATGTCTGCCGTGTACTGGGAAATAAAG GGAGGTAAGCTGATGGTGGACACAGACTCCCTGGGGTTCGGCGTAACTCTGTTCACGGTGCTCGGTCTGCTGACCAATGGCATCCTGCTGGCTCGTCGCAAGATGAAAGTGTTCGGGTGCGCAGAACTCGGGGGCGCCAAGGGACCCAAGTGGGTCTGCACTGTGGTGATAACCCTATTTTGGGTCCTCCATGTTCTCATCTGTTCTCTTCTGGCCCAGAAGACTATCGACGTTGGCTTTTAA